In one window of Bacillus sp. (in: firmicutes) DNA:
- a CDS encoding twin-arginine translocase TatA/TatE family subunit codes for MLQNIGVPGLILVLIIALIIFGPSKLPEIGRAFGTTLREFKKSTRELVSDEELNKGQSNNKEGKTI; via the coding sequence ATGTTACAAAACATCGGCGTTCCGGGTTTAATACTTGTTCTGATCATTGCCTTAATCATTTTCGGTCCATCAAAATTGCCGGAAATTGGACGTGCATTTGGTACAACACTAAGAGAATTTAAAAAATCGACAAGAGAATTAGTGTCCGATGAGGAGCTGAACAAAGGGCAGTCGAATAATAAAGAGGGAAAAACCATTTAG
- a CDS encoding acetone carboxylase subunit gamma, whose product MTQYDRKTIEELIDGTIDFFKLKEMLSNFKDADRFDKYISILQERVPWDDPILLPAGLHLYIVQKPDGKRIVKCDCGHEFCEASDNWKLHALIYVRDTEEKMTELYPKMLAPDPEWQVIREYYCPNCATQLEVEAVTPWYPIIKDFEPDIDTFYSEWLKRPLPQVK is encoded by the coding sequence ATGACACAATACGATCGCAAGACGATTGAAGAGTTAATTGATGGTACGATTGATTTTTTCAAATTAAAAGAGATGCTTTCGAATTTTAAGGATGCTGACCGGTTTGACAAGTATATCAGCATCCTGCAGGAAAGGGTTCCGTGGGATGATCCGATTTTGCTGCCGGCCGGACTTCACCTTTACATCGTTCAGAAGCCAGACGGCAAACGAATCGTCAAGTGTGACTGCGGACATGAATTCTGCGAGGCAAGTGATAACTGGAAACTTCATGCGCTCATATATGTTCGTGATACCGAGGAAAAAATGACGGAGCTATATCCGAAAATGCTTGCGCCAGATCCAGAGTGGCAAGTCATTCGTGAATACTATTGCCCGAATTGTGCGACTCAGCTGGAAGTAGAAGCAGTCACACCATGGTATCCGATAATAAAAGATTTTGAGCCAGATATTGATACTTTTTATAGTGAGTGGTTAAAGCGTCCACTACCTCAGGTAAAATAA
- a CDS encoding antibiotic biosynthesis monooxygenase → MKMYIVAGDTQEQGLLLQNENETKLIIESDTEKELPQAKVYEVLDAVGSLDGGFVVCNNIPVTEEGRPVFEQRFQQRARLIEQEPGFQAIRVLRPLSDDTYVIMTVWENEDAFKQWQQSKAFEKAHKKRRTSEDVDQQKTIFPRPSFVTTYEIKQ, encoded by the coding sequence ATGAAAATGTATATCGTTGCAGGAGATACGCAGGAACAAGGACTACTCCTTCAAAACGAGAATGAAACAAAACTTATCATCGAATCGGATACGGAAAAAGAGTTACCACAAGCGAAAGTATATGAAGTGCTGGATGCGGTTGGTTCGTTAGATGGTGGATTTGTCGTGTGCAACAATATCCCAGTGACAGAAGAAGGTCGGCCAGTATTTGAACAACGCTTTCAGCAGCGAGCTCGCTTAATTGAGCAGGAACCTGGGTTTCAAGCGATTCGGGTGTTAAGGCCATTATCCGACGACACGTACGTCATTATGACCGTGTGGGAAAACGAGGACGCTTTTAAACAATGGCAACAATCAAAAGCGTTCGAAAAAGCACATAAAAAACGCCGCACAAGTGAAGACGTCGATCAGCAAAAAACTATTTTCCCACGGCCATCGTTTGTCACGACCTATGAAATAAAACAGTAA
- a CDS encoding alpha/beta hydrolase yields MRSMKKGHVHRINREIPYTLIRRPAETNRLAVMLPGAGYTTQGPLLYYATGIMVQNGYDVLHVNYSYEKSPDLEEFQQDVRAVVNEVLREHTYEQFCFIAKSMGTVVLPMFVNEERFANASFIWLTPLVTNDLVYDGMLKGIHQSLYIIGDNDPYFHAERIEQFPEAVIMKGADHSLGTDTSVLQSIDWLKEVMVAIEKWVKEREE; encoded by the coding sequence ATGAGGTCGATGAAAAAAGGGCATGTGCACAGAATTAACCGAGAGATTCCGTATACGTTGATTCGGCGGCCGGCTGAGACGAATCGTTTGGCAGTGATGCTCCCTGGGGCCGGCTATACGACGCAAGGACCATTGTTGTACTATGCGACAGGAATCATGGTTCAAAACGGGTACGATGTGCTCCATGTGAATTATTCGTACGAGAAATCTCCAGATCTTGAGGAATTTCAGCAAGATGTACGCGCGGTTGTTAACGAAGTGTTACGTGAACACACGTATGAACAGTTTTGCTTTATCGCAAAATCGATGGGGACAGTTGTGTTGCCAATGTTTGTGAACGAAGAGCGGTTTGCAAATGCTTCGTTTATTTGGCTTACCCCACTCGTCACCAATGATCTCGTGTACGATGGCATGCTAAAAGGAATACATCAGAGTTTATATATCATTGGTGATAACGATCCGTATTTTCATGCCGAACGAATAGAACAGTTCCCGGAAGCAGTGATTATGAAAGGGGCGGACCATAGTTTAGGAACGGATACAAGTGTTTTACAATCCATCGACTGGTTGAAGGAA
- the tatC gene encoding twin-arginine translocase subunit TatC, with protein sequence MENRDMDLIGHLEELRKRLIITLGSFILLLIISFIYVPTIYNWLVHDLPVKLAILGPSDILWVYLMLAGVIAIAGTIPIAAHQIWLFVRPALKEHERRITLAYIPALFILFILGICFGYLVIFPIVFNFLLSLSEDMFMTFFTTEKYFRFMIHMTLPFGFLFELPVIIMFLTSLGVLNPYRLQQIRKYAYFVLVLTAVLITPPDFLSDILVILPLLFLYECSVLLSKVVYRRKHVMHLSA encoded by the coding sequence ATGGAAAATCGTGATATGGACCTTATCGGTCATTTAGAAGAATTGCGTAAACGTCTCATCATTACACTTGGTTCTTTTATACTATTGTTAATTATTTCCTTTATATATGTACCAACGATTTATAACTGGCTCGTTCATGACTTACCGGTGAAGCTGGCCATTTTAGGACCAAGTGACATTTTATGGGTCTATTTGATGCTAGCCGGCGTTATTGCCATTGCAGGAACGATACCAATCGCCGCACATCAAATTTGGCTCTTCGTTCGTCCGGCATTAAAAGAACATGAGCGAAGAATTACTTTGGCTTACATTCCAGCTTTATTTATCCTTTTTATATTAGGAATATGCTTCGGTTATTTAGTCATTTTTCCAATCGTTTTTAATTTCCTTCTCTCATTGTCAGAAGATATGTTCATGACCTTTTTCACAACGGAAAAATATTTTCGATTTATGATTCATATGACTCTTCCATTCGGATTTTTATTCGAACTTCCGGTGATTATCATGTTCCTGACAAGTCTTGGGGTGTTGAATCCTTACCGATTACAACAAATTAGGAAGTATGCTTATTTTGTATTAGTTTTAACTGCGGTTTTAATCACTCCCCCGGATTTTCTGTCAGACATTTTAGTTATTCTCCCACTACTGTTTCTTTATGAATGTAGTGTTTTATTATCGAAGGTCGTTTATCGACGTAAACATGTAATGCATTTGTCCGCGTAA
- a CDS encoding catalase → MAKNKKLTTSWGAPVGDNQNSITAGDRGPTLIQDVHLLEKLAHFNRERVPERVVHAKGAGAHGFFEVTNDMSKYTKAKVFNGVGKRTPVFVRFSTVAGELGSADTVRDPRGFAVKFYTEEGNYDIVGNNTPIFFIRDAIKFPDFIHTQKRDPRTHLKNPTAVWDFWSLSPESLHQVTYLMGDRGIPATYRHMNGYGSHTFKWTNADGDSVWIKYHFKTDQGVKNLDNKTALKLAGENPDYHTEDLFNAIEKGDYPSWTLYVQIMPLEEANTYRWDPFDVTKVWSHKDYPLIEVGKLVLNRNPENYFAEVEQAAFSPGNLVPGVDVSPDKMLQGRLFAYHDAHRYRIGANYNSLPINRPRVDVNNYQRDGFMRHDDNGGRSVYYEPNSFGGPKEVPEAKQAPYPVSGVAENAPYNHDDHYTQAGDLYRLMSEEERTRLVENIVNSMKPVELEEIKLRQIAHFYKADPEYGTRVAKGLGLEVPEEVKQG, encoded by the coding sequence ATGGCAAAGAACAAAAAACTGACGACAAGTTGGGGAGCTCCAGTAGGCGATAATCAAAACTCCATAACAGCAGGCGATCGTGGTCCAACGTTGATTCAAGATGTGCATCTTCTCGAAAAATTAGCCCATTTTAACCGGGAGCGGGTGCCGGAGCGTGTCGTGCATGCGAAAGGAGCAGGAGCACACGGTTTTTTTGAAGTCACAAACGATATGTCCAAATATACAAAAGCAAAAGTGTTTAATGGGGTTGGCAAACGGACACCCGTCTTCGTTCGCTTTTCAACCGTTGCGGGCGAGCTTGGTTCAGCGGATACCGTTCGTGACCCACGTGGATTTGCAGTAAAGTTTTACACAGAAGAAGGAAACTACGATATTGTTGGTAACAACACTCCGATTTTCTTTATACGCGATGCGATCAAGTTCCCTGATTTTATCCATACGCAAAAACGCGACCCTCGTACCCATTTAAAAAATCCAACAGCGGTATGGGATTTCTGGTCCTTATCTCCTGAATCATTGCATCAAGTCACTTACTTAATGGGTGACCGCGGAATTCCAGCCACCTACCGCCATATGAACGGCTATGGTAGTCACACGTTTAAATGGACCAACGCAGACGGAGATAGTGTTTGGATTAAATATCATTTCAAAACGGATCAAGGCGTGAAAAACTTAGATAACAAAACCGCATTGAAACTCGCTGGTGAGAACCCTGATTACCATACGGAAGATTTATTTAATGCCATTGAAAAGGGAGATTATCCTTCATGGACATTATATGTGCAAATTATGCCTTTAGAAGAGGCGAACACGTATCGTTGGGATCCGTTTGATGTAACGAAAGTGTGGTCCCATAAAGACTATCCGCTTATAGAAGTTGGAAAACTTGTATTGAATCGCAATCCGGAAAACTATTTTGCCGAGGTGGAACAAGCGGCCTTTTCACCTGGTAACCTCGTTCCGGGCGTCGATGTGTCCCCAGATAAAATGTTGCAAGGACGTTTGTTTGCGTATCATGATGCGCACCGTTATCGAATTGGCGCGAACTACAATTCGTTACCAATTAATCGTCCGCGAGTGGATGTAAACAACTATCAACGCGACGGATTTATGCGCCACGATGATAACGGCGGACGATCTGTCTATTACGAACCGAACAGCTTCGGCGGACCGAAAGAAGTACCGGAAGCAAAACAAGCGCCGTACCCGGTGTCGGGTGTTGCCGAAAATGCTCCATACAATCATGATGACCATTACACACAAGCCGGTGATTTATACCGACTCATGAGTGAAGAAGAACGAACAAGACTTGTAGAAAATATCGTAAACTCAATGAAGCCGGTCGAACTAGAAGAAATTAAACTCCGTCAAATCGCTCATTTCTACAAAGCAGACCCTGAATACGGTACGCGCGTTGCCAAAGGTCTTGGCCTAGAAGTACCGGAAGAAGTAAAACAAGGGTAA
- a CDS encoding NUDIX hydrolase — MGYIMDLRKLVGSRPLIMVGANIILLDSHHRLLLQLRKDNNCWGLPGGALELGETLEESAKRELFEETGFIANKLSLFHIFSGKEFYYQYPHGDEVYNVIATYICTDYKGNIRINEEEVQDVKFFHPSELPVNISPPEFPILKQFIHEYDTK, encoded by the coding sequence ATGGGCTATATCATGGATTTGCGAAAATTGGTCGGAAGTCGCCCTTTGATCATGGTAGGAGCAAATATTATTCTTCTAGATTCCCATCATCGACTATTATTGCAACTAAGAAAAGACAACAACTGCTGGGGACTTCCAGGTGGGGCTTTAGAGTTAGGAGAGACGTTAGAAGAGTCCGCCAAAAGAGAATTATTTGAAGAAACCGGATTCATTGCGAACAAATTATCATTGTTCCACATTTTTTCAGGAAAAGAATTTTATTATCAATATCCACATGGGGATGAAGTGTATAATGTGATCGCCACTTATATTTGTACCGATTATAAGGGAAATATAAGGATCAATGAAGAAGAGGTGCAGGATGTAAAATTTTTTCATCCAAGCGAACTTCCAGTCAACATTAGTCCACCTGAATTTCCGATACTAAAACAGTTTATTCATGAATATGACACAAAGTAA
- a CDS encoding sensor histidine kinase: MRKFSFRLFPERFGLFPLMWLLYLILPTYGLFHAPPFYKGVGLFLLLLFVIAYRQVYWGGRYFPYWLGCMLGIILFFGLFYASEFIMMGFFPANFIAWYRGRKFFTWYGMFVAVVFFIVGYDFMTNGFTFIKNYFLYLVVMLVMPVAFKSLNEKEEQLKAANEKIEELVKQQERHRIARDLHDTLGHSFSFITLKSQLIERFIEKDPKRAKEEIKEIEQTSRRALQQVREIISNMKVTTVDEAIAEAKQMLKIAGISFTVDVDTVDFIPKLHQNVLSLCIKEAVTNVVKHSRATACELTLRLEKGSVQVQVSDNGIGFSRKSWTGNGLNGIQERLRFLDGEMHIHSDKGTTLIFTLPIIEKATSVNH; this comes from the coding sequence ATGAGGAAATTTTCGTTTCGACTTTTTCCCGAGCGGTTCGGTCTTTTTCCGCTGATGTGGCTGCTTTATTTAATATTGCCGACTTACGGACTCTTTCATGCGCCTCCGTTTTATAAGGGAGTAGGACTTTTCTTACTTCTCCTTTTTGTTATTGCTTACAGGCAAGTGTATTGGGGAGGTCGCTATTTTCCTTATTGGTTAGGATGTATGCTAGGAATTATTCTTTTTTTCGGGTTGTTCTACGCTTCAGAGTTTATCATGATGGGATTTTTCCCAGCTAATTTTATTGCGTGGTACAGAGGAAGAAAATTTTTTACATGGTACGGTATGTTTGTTGCGGTTGTGTTTTTCATTGTTGGGTATGACTTTATGACGAACGGTTTTACTTTTATTAAAAACTACTTTTTGTATCTCGTGGTTATGCTGGTTATGCCCGTTGCCTTTAAGTCGTTGAATGAAAAAGAAGAGCAACTCAAAGCCGCGAACGAAAAAATCGAAGAGCTCGTGAAACAACAAGAACGGCATCGCATTGCGCGTGATTTGCATGATACGCTCGGACATTCGTTTTCGTTCATTACGTTAAAAAGTCAATTGATTGAGAGATTCATTGAAAAAGATCCCAAGCGGGCAAAAGAAGAGATAAAGGAAATTGAGCAAACATCAAGAAGGGCGTTGCAGCAAGTCCGAGAAATTATTTCAAACATGAAGGTGACAACAGTAGACGAAGCGATAGCGGAAGCTAAACAGATGCTAAAAATCGCTGGGATATCGTTTACAGTGGATGTGGATACAGTCGATTTCATTCCAAAGTTACACCAAAACGTACTCAGCTTATGTATTAAAGAAGCAGTCACGAATGTCGTCAAGCATAGTAGGGCCACTGCTTGTGAATTAACGTTGCGGTTGGAGAAAGGAAGCGTGCAAGTTCAAGTATCGGATAACGGCATCGGTTTTTCAAGGAAGTCGTGGACTGGAAATGGCTTAAATGGAATTCAAGAACGCCTGCGATTTTTAGATGGGGAGATGCACATTCATTCAGACAAAGGAACGACGTTAATTTTTACGTTGCCAATCATTGAAAAAGCAACGTCGGTAAATCATTAA
- a CDS encoding DUF839 domain-containing protein, translating to MDRRLFLKYVGSSTAALVAASSGIETITNKASAVTANHLMNGQPEGKGKPLTAPFKPIHRTWENDLVLPKGYRYNIIASYGDVINSKGEIFGDSADLTVYFPIDCLEGGNNSEEGLIWVNHEFPEPENYMKILGIDPSTFSKSNLSNYPELLKMEKEAVGGSVIRVKKEKGEWKLVKDDKYNRRVDGNTLITLTGPASGSKAVKGATKVIGTLGNCSGGKTLWNTALSCEENTYYGDDYGWPNFIDEHYGWVVEVDPFNPDAPIRKHTALGRFAHENTAMGLTKDGRVVVYMGDDKRDEFFYKFISKKKYNPNNREENFDILESGTLYVADLGKQRWIPLDYETNADLQNYEKDGKKFFTSQADVLTYAREAGRAVNATPLDRPEDVEIHPHDGTVFLSLTNNSKHGNFHGQIIRFIPADGDHGSDKFTFEVFVAGGRQSGITCPDNLHFDSKGNLWVVEDFHATEDNVYAAYKNCGVFMIPTDGKNYGEPFQFASGPRGCEVTGPWLTPDERTLFLDVQHPETWNPYPGYDFGRSCLVAVQGGSFNK from the coding sequence ATGGATCGTCGTTTATTCTTAAAATATGTAGGAAGTAGTACTGCGGCGTTAGTTGCAGCATCATCTGGGATTGAAACAATAACAAATAAAGCGAGTGCCGTAACAGCCAACCATTTAATGAATGGTCAACCTGAAGGAAAAGGTAAGCCACTTACAGCACCTTTTAAACCTATTCATCGTACATGGGAAAATGATTTAGTTCTACCGAAAGGATACAGATACAACATTATTGCATCTTATGGTGATGTCATTAACTCAAAAGGCGAAATATTTGGTGATTCAGCCGATCTTACTGTATATTTTCCAATCGATTGCTTAGAAGGCGGCAACAATTCAGAAGAAGGATTAATCTGGGTGAACCATGAATTCCCTGAACCCGAAAACTATATGAAAATACTAGGAATTGACCCAAGTACATTTAGTAAATCCAATCTTTCAAACTATCCTGAACTATTAAAGATGGAAAAAGAGGCAGTTGGCGGCTCTGTTATTCGTGTAAAGAAAGAAAAAGGCGAATGGAAATTGGTGAAAGATGATAAATATAACCGTCGTGTAGATGGGAATACCCTTATTACTTTAACCGGTCCAGCTAGCGGGAGTAAAGCGGTAAAAGGGGCAACAAAAGTAATTGGAACACTTGGAAACTGCAGCGGTGGAAAAACTCTTTGGAATACAGCTCTGTCCTGTGAAGAGAATACATATTATGGTGATGATTATGGGTGGCCTAATTTCATAGACGAACATTATGGCTGGGTAGTTGAAGTTGACCCGTTTAATCCAGATGCACCTATTCGAAAGCATACTGCATTAGGACGTTTTGCCCATGAAAATACAGCAATGGGATTAACAAAAGACGGTAGAGTGGTTGTTTATATGGGTGATGATAAACGCGATGAATTTTTCTATAAATTTATTAGCAAGAAGAAATATAACCCAAATAACCGTGAGGAAAATTTTGATATTTTAGAAAGCGGAACATTATATGTAGCAGACCTTGGAAAACAAAGATGGATTCCACTTGACTATGAAACAAATGCAGATTTGCAAAATTACGAAAAAGACGGCAAAAAATTCTTTACTAGCCAAGCTGACGTGTTAACGTATGCACGTGAGGCAGGACGTGCGGTGAACGCCACACCTTTAGATCGTCCAGAAGATGTAGAAATCCATCCTCATGACGGAACTGTATTTTTATCCTTAACCAACAATTCGAAGCACGGAAACTTCCATGGTCAAATTATCCGTTTTATACCTGCTGACGGTGATCATGGAAGCGATAAGTTTACTTTTGAAGTATTTGTAGCTGGTGGACGTCAAAGCGGTATCACTTGTCCTGACAATCTTCATTTTGATAGTAAAGGAAACCTTTGGGTCGTAGAAGATTTCCATGCTACGGAGGATAACGTGTATGCAGCATATAAAAACTGCGGAGTTTTCATGATTCCAACCGATGGTAAAAACTACGGAGAACCGTTCCAGTTTGCATCAGGTCCAAGAGGATGCGAAGTAACTGGTCCATGGTTAACACCTGATGAGCGTACTTTATTCTTAGATGTGCAGCATCCGGAAACATGGAATCCATATCCTGGATATGATTTTGGCCGTTCTTGTTTAGTAGCTGTACAAGGTGGAAGTTTCAATAAATAA
- the mutT gene encoding 8-oxo-dGTP diphosphatase MutT: MKKTVRVVGAVIMNEQNKILCALRSPDMSLPNLWEFPGGKIEEGEAPEETLVREIKEELGCTIQVHEKVEEVHYEYPSVIVNLLTYKAKIIHGAPTAKEHAELKWVPLQELHTLKWAPADVPTVEALLTGYTSH; the protein is encoded by the coding sequence ATGAAAAAAACCGTACGAGTTGTTGGAGCCGTCATCATGAATGAACAAAACAAAATCTTATGCGCGCTTCGTTCACCCGACATGTCGCTTCCGAACCTATGGGAGTTTCCAGGAGGCAAAATTGAAGAAGGCGAAGCACCAGAAGAAACATTAGTCCGTGAAATTAAAGAAGAGCTTGGCTGCACCATCCAAGTACACGAAAAAGTTGAAGAAGTGCATTACGAATACCCATCCGTTATCGTCAACCTGCTCACGTATAAAGCCAAAATCATCCATGGTGCACCAACAGCCAAAGAGCATGCTGAATTAAAATGGGTACCCCTTCAAGAGCTGCACACTCTCAAATGGGCACCCGCGGATGTTCCGACGGTGGAGGCGTTGTTAACAGGTTATACTAGTCATTAA